The stretch of DNA ATCTGGATCGGCCAGATGAAAAAGCCCACGGTCCACCCGCGCCAGTTCGACGGCGCAGCCCTGCAGATCATCACCGGCATCATCATGATGGGCCTCATCCCCGCCCTGGACAGGGATGCCAACTATGCCAAGCTCGGCGTCAAGCTCGTGATCGCGCTGGTCGTGGTCGCACTGGCGTTCATCGGCCGGCGCAAGTACAAGAAGGGCGAACCGGTCAGCAAGGGCCTCGCCCACAGCGTTGGCGGTCTGGCACTGCTCAACGTGGCCATCGCGACGCTCTGGCAGTAGACCGCAACGGTATCCACGACGGCGACGTACCCGCACAGGGTGCGTCGCCGTCGTCGTTAACCCCCGCTTTTGAAAAAGGGACACACGTACGCCGGCGCCGGTCACAATCCTCTGACAGCGGACACCGGTGCGCCGGGTTCGGGGAATCCCTAGGATGGGACTCGACACGAACCGGCGCCTCGCCGGGTCGCGGATTCACAATGATGAGGAGTGGACATGGCAGCAACACGCACCGCACACACTGTATGGAACGGCGACCTGATGACGGGCGCGGGCAACACCACCTTGGACAGCTCCGGACTGGGCAACTTCGACGTCACCTGGAAGGCGCGCGCCGAGTCGTCCGAGGGCAAGACCAGCCCCGAAGAACTCATCGCGGCGGCGCACTCGGCCTGTTTCTCGATGGCCTTCAGCCTCGCCGTCGCCCAGGCCGGCCACACGCCGGAGGAAATCAACACCAAGGCGGACGTCACCTTCGTTCCGGGCACGGGCATCACGGACAGCCACCTGACCGTCAGCGCGCGGATCCCCGGCATCACGGATGACGAGTTCCAGCGCCTCGCCGAGGAGGCCAAGACCGGCTGCCCCGTCTCCGCCGCTCTGACCGGCATCAAGATCACCCTGGACGCGTCCCTGGCCTCATAAACGCCTCGTACTCCAACGAAGAAGGCCTCCGTTCCCTGTTGAGGGACCGGAGGCCTTCGCGTGGAGCGGGCTGCGCCGTCGGGCGCCGCGGCCTACTTGCCCGGCTGGCGCGCAGGCAGCGGAGCCGGGCGCACCCGGCGGTAGCCTTCCCGCAGCGGGGGCCGGTCCGTAGGCAGTTCCTGGATCATTTCCTTCAGGGCGCCGATGCCATATTCAAGCTGCGGATCGGTACCCGCAGCGTAGGCGTGCGGCGGGAAGTTCACTTCGATGTCGGGAGCGACGCCGAAGTTCTCAACGCCCCAGCCCACACCGCCGGAGAACCAGGTGGCGTAGCGCGGCTGCGTGACGCCGGTACCGTCGGCGAGGGCAAACCGGTTGTCAATGCCGACGACGCCGCCCCAGGTCCGCGTGCCGATCACGGGACCGATCCCCCGCAGCTTGGAGACCTGGGTGATGATGTCGCCGTCGGAGCCGGCGAACTCGTCGGCGAGAATGATGACGGGGCCGCGCGGTGCGTGGTGCGGGTACGTCCGCGGCTTCTCCCCGCGGGGCATGCTCCACCCGGTGACCTTGCGGCCGATGAGTTCCGCCACCAGCTGGGACGTGTGGCCGCCGCGGTTGCGGCGGACGTCCACGATCAGCCCGTCCAGCGCCGTCTCGGTGTCGAGGTCACGGTGCAGCTGCGCCCAGCCGTTGGCCATCATGTCCGGGATGTGCAGGTAGCCGAAGGTGCCCTGGGAGGCTTCCCGGACGGTGCGACGGTTGGCGGCAACCCATTCCTGGTAGCGCAGCCGTTCCTCGTCCTTGACCGGCACCACGGCCACACGGCGGTGCTTTCCGGCCTTGTCCCCATGCCCGGAGCCGTTGCGCAGGGTGAGTTCCACGGCACGGCCCGCGGCGCCGACCAGCTGCATTGCGGGCGTCCGGCTCTCGGAAAGTTCGACGCCGTCGATGGCAAGCAGCACGTCGCCCGCTTTGACGTCCGCGCCCGGCCGGGTAAGCGGCGAGGTGGCCAGCGGGTCTGACGATTCCCCGGCCAGGATCCGCGTGATCTCCCACCCCTCACCGGCGAAGGCAAGGTCCGCTCCCAGACGGCCCTGGCCGTTGCTGCCGTTCTCGGTGACGGCGAAGGGCCGGACG from Arthrobacter sp. B3I9 encodes:
- a CDS encoding OsmC family protein: MAATRTAHTVWNGDLMTGAGNTTLDSSGLGNFDVTWKARAESSEGKTSPEELIAAAHSACFSMAFSLAVAQAGHTPEEINTKADVTFVPGTGITDSHLTVSARIPGITDDEFQRLAEEAKTGCPVSAALTGIKITLDASLAS